The region GGAAGATCACCCTCTATTTTCTGTTCATCCTCCTGAGCATCGTGTTCTCCATCGTGTCCATCGGGATGTTGATGCCCTTCTTTGACCTGATCTTCATGAACCCCAAACCGGAATGTGCAGATTGCAGTACCATCACCCAAACTTCCTCCAATCCCCTGATCCAATGGGTCAAGACCTTTCTGCTTGATTCTATTGGGAAAAAAGGAAAGATCCCAACACTGGGGATGATCTGTATCCTGATGGTGATTTTTATCTTCCTCAAAAACCTGACCCTTTATTTATCCTACTATATCCTCAACCCGTTAAAGAACCGGGTAGTGAATAAGTTACGGGAGGACCTGTATGACAAGATCCTTCGGCTACCCATTGGTTTTTTTAATGAAAAAAGAAAAGGCGACCTGATGAGCCGGATGACCACTGATGTGGCCGAAGTGGAAACATCTGTTGTCGGGACCCTCGAAGGCTGGATCCGTGATCCGCTGACCATACTCATTACACTGGGGGTATTGTTTTTTATCAGTCCCCAGCTCACTTCTTTTATCATTGTGCTCCTACCTGTCCTGGGACTCGTGATCGGCCGCATTACCCGGTCACTAAAAAAACACTCCCAACGCGTGGCGGATAAATTTGGTGAAACCCTCTCCACACTCGATGAAACCCTGGGTGGGTTAAGGGTGATCAAGGCATTTAATATTGAAAAGCTGCTGCGAAATAAATTCTTCCGCACCAATGAAGAATTATTGCACTCCAAAAACCAGATCAGTTATCGTCGTGATTTAGCCTCTCCCTTGTCAGAGGTCATGGGGGTGGCTCTGTTTTGCGGAGTTCTTTATTTTGGCGGACGATTGGTATTGAACAAAGAGATCGCCCTGGAAGCTTCTGCTTTCATCGGCTACCTCGGTATTTTTTATAACCTGATCAACCCGGCCAAAACCCTTTCCACCTCCTTTAGCAATATGCGCAAAGGCACGGCTGCCATTGGTCGTATTGAAGAGATATTGGATACACCCGTAACGGTAGATGACAACCCGAATGGAAAGATCATTGATACATTCAAAGACAGGATCGAATTCAGGGGTGTGCGTTTTGCCTATGATGATGCGGTGATCCTGGACGATATCAACCTCGTGATCGAAAAAGGAAAGACGGTTGCCCTGGTAGGTTCTTCCGGTGCAGGTAAATCCACGCTGGCCGATCTGGTTCCCCGTTTTCATGATGTGACCGCCGGAGAAGTACTGATAGACGGAATCAATATTCGGGATTATTCGCTTCATTCGGTCAGACAACTAATGAGTATCGTAACTCAGGAACCGATCCTGTTCAATGACACCATCGCCCATAATATCAAACTGGGTATGTCGGATGCCAGTCAGCAGGAAGTGGAACAGGCGGCGAAAGTGGCCAATGCCCACGACTTTATCATGCAAAAAGAAGCGGGCTACGAAACGAATATCGGAGACAGGGGGAGTAAATTAAGTGGCGGCGAAAGACAACGCATGACGATTGCCCGTGCCGTACTCAAGAACCCTCCTATCCTGATCCTGGATGAAGCCACTTCCTCACTCGATACTGAAAGCGAAAGACTGGTGCAGGATGCCATCAACAATATGATGCAAAACAGAACAAGTATCGTGATCGCCCACCGGCTTTCCACGATCCGGCATGCTGATGAGATCATTGTGCTGCAAAAAGGCCGTATCGTTGAGCGAGGAAATCACGATCAGTTGATGACACTGAATGGATTTTACAGGCGATTGGTGGATATGCAGGAAGTGAGGTGAGGGCGGAGAGGCGGGAGGCGTGAGACGTGAGACGTGAGACGTGAGAGGTGAGAGGTGAGGCGTGAGGCGTGAGGGGTGAATAGTGAATAGTGAATGAAAAGAGTATTATGCTCACGATTCACCATTCACTATTCACCATTCACCATTCACTATTCACTATTCACCCCTCACGTCTCACGTCTCACGATTCACGATTCACTATTCACCATTCACGTCTCACCATTCACGCCTCACGTCTCACAAAACAATCAAAAAACACCCCAAAATATGAAACGACTTCTAACACTTGCCTTCTTCGCTCTATCTCTGGCAGTAATTGGCCAGACGAAAGAAGTAAGTTACCAACAGGCATTTGAGAACGCCCCGATCAAGCTGAGCAAACCATTGCCCCAGGTTAGGGATTGGGTAGATGACAATCATTATATTGAAAACCGCAAGGATGAGGCGGATGGAAAAATGAAATTGTTTTCCGTGGATGTAAAAACCGGAAAAGCAGTTCCGTATGTAACCGCTTCCACCAATATGGCGCAAAAGGATATGGCCTCTCCCAAGGAGGCTAAAAACCTGACCCTCTCCCCGGATGGTAAATGGGCGGCCTATACGCTGAACAATGACCTGTATGTAATGGATGTGGCCACTGAACAATCCACCCGCCTGACCACCGATGGCAGTGAGACCATTAAAAATGGCTATGCTTCATGGGTTTATTTTGAAGAGATACTGGGCCGTCGTTCGAGATACAAAGCTTTTTGGTGGAGCCCCGATAGCAAGAGCATCTGCTTTATGCGTTTTGATGACAGCAAGGTTCCAACCTTTCCGATCTATGTGATCAAAGACCAGCATGGTTTTCTTGAAAATGAAAGATATCCCAAAGCAGGTGACCCCAACCCCGAAGTACGGATGGGGGTAGCAGATATTGCCACCTCCAAAATAACCTGGGCGGATTTCAATGAAAAAGACGACCAGTATTTTGGTACGCCCAGCTGGACACCTGATAACAAACTCTGGGTATCCTGGATGAACCGTGGTCAAGACCATTTGAAGATTTATGATATCGCCCTGAACACCGGCGCAAAATCCCTGGTGTATGAAGAAGAACAGAAAACCTGGATCGATCTGGATCAGGAAGACCGTTTTGAATTTCTTCCTTCCGGAAATGGATTTATTC is a window of Chitinophagales bacterium DNA encoding:
- a CDS encoding ABC transporter ATP-binding protein yields the protein MKQYSRIFRYLSPYTGKITLYFLFILLSIVFSIVSIGMLMPFFDLIFMNPKPECADCSTITQTSSNPLIQWVKTFLLDSIGKKGKIPTLGMICILMVIFIFLKNLTLYLSYYILNPLKNRVVNKLREDLYDKILRLPIGFFNEKRKGDLMSRMTTDVAEVETSVVGTLEGWIRDPLTILITLGVLFFISPQLTSFIIVLLPVLGLVIGRITRSLKKHSQRVADKFGETLSTLDETLGGLRVIKAFNIEKLLRNKFFRTNEELLHSKNQISYRRDLASPLSEVMGVALFCGVLYFGGRLVLNKEIALEASAFIGYLGIFYNLINPAKTLSTSFSNMRKGTAAIGRIEEILDTPVTVDDNPNGKIIDTFKDRIEFRGVRFAYDDAVILDDINLVIEKGKTVALVGSSGAGKSTLADLVPRFHDVTAGEVLIDGINIRDYSLHSVRQLMSIVTQEPILFNDTIAHNIKLGMSDASQQEVEQAAKVANAHDFIMQKEAGYETNIGDRGSKLSGGERQRMTIARAVLKNPPILILDEATSSLDTESERLVQDAINNMMQNRTSIVIAHRLSTIRHADEIIVLQKGRIVERGNHDQLMTLNGFYRRLVDMQEVR